From Arachis stenosperma cultivar V10309 chromosome 2, arast.V10309.gnm1.PFL2, whole genome shotgun sequence, one genomic window encodes:
- the LOC130962170 gene encoding transcription factor bHLH57-like isoform X1, with amino-acid sequence MESLQGPLNSCFFGESHLELNYLEQQGLVLDSESALRLEEEEEQVLMISSLEDNMPFLQMLQSVEYSPNYSSQQQCFFPFKDPTNFQTLLRLQHLKNHNNNNNNNNNNVQELDQKSCVTHDVMVEMQQQQQQQSHSPVKSESYELHQQHHQTSASASCCVENNNNKTTPTKAITAATEKCGGRGNSNTQEVCQKSQQVGSVATTTTRERKKRKRTRPAKNKEDVENQRMTHIAVERNRRRQMNDHLSVLRSLMPPSYIQRGDQASIIGGAIDFVKELEQLLQSLEAQKRMRRKNNNNSSNKNEDAIGFGSSSNSSSTTNGGYDGIMRSSTTSLSLLSTEEGNFGGGGGGNGDELKAENKSESAEIEVTLIQTHVNLKIQCKRRHGQLVKAIVALEDLRLSILHLNITSSSDDSVLYSLNLKIEEGCRLRSANEIAEAVHHIFNFING; translated from the exons ATGGAGAGCCTCCAAGGACCCCTCAATTCATGT ttCTTTGGTGAGTCACATTTGGAATTGAACTATTTAGAGCAACAAGGTTTGGTTTTGGATTCAGAATCAGCATTGaggcttgaagaagaagaagaacaagtcTTAATGATATCAAGCTTAGAAGATAACATGCCATTCCTTCAAATGCTTCAAAGTGTGGAATATTCTCCAAACTACTCATCACAACAACAATGCTTCTTCCCTTTCAAAGATCCAACAAACTTTCAAACTCTTCTAAGGCTTCAACACTTGAAAAAccataacaacaacaacaacaacaataataataatgttcaAGAACTTGATCAAAAGAGTTGTGTCACACATGATGTCATGGTAGAgatgcaacaacaacaacaacaacaatcacaTTCACCAGTGAAATCTGAGAGCTATGAGCTTCATCAACAACACCACCAAACTTCAGCCTCAGCTTCATGTTGTGTTgagaataataataacaaaaccACACCAACAAAAGCTATTACTGCTGCTACTGAGAAGTGTGGTGGAAGAGGAAATAGCAACACTCAAGAAGTGTGCCAGAAATCCCAACAGGTGGGAAGTGTTgccacaacaacaacaagggagaggaagaagaggaagagaacaaGGCCTGCAAAGAACAAAGAAGATGTGGAGAATCAAAGAATGACTCACATTGCTGTTGAAAGAAATAGAAGGCGCCAAATGAATGATCATCTCAGTGTTCTAAGGTCCCTCATGCCCCCTTCCTATATTCAAAGG GGTGACCAAGCTTCAATCATTGGAGGTgcaattgattttgtgaaggAATTAGAGCAATTGCTTCAATCCCTTGAAGCACaaaaaagaatgagaagaaaGAACAATAATAATAGTAGTAACAAAAATGAAGATGCTATTGGTTTTGGTTCTTCCTCTAATTCTTCTTCAACAACAAATGGTGGTTATGATGGAATAATGAGATCATCAACAacatcattatcattattatcCACTGAAGAAGGAAACTTTGGTGGTGGTGGCGGTGGTAATGGTGATGAATTAAAAGCTGAGAACAAATCAGAATCAGCAGAGATAGAAGTGACATTGATTCAAACACATGTGAACTTGAAGATTCAATGCAAAAGGAGGCATGGTCAATTGGTAAAAGCTATAGTTGCTTTGGAAGATCTTAGGCTATCAATTTTGCACCTCAACATTACTTCATCTTCTGATGATTCTGTACTCTACTCCCTCAATCTCAAG ATTGAAGAAGGGTGTAGGCTAAGATCAGCAAATGAGATAGCTGAAGCAGTTCATCACATATTCAACTTCATTAATGGTTAG
- the LOC130962170 gene encoding transcription factor bHLH57-like isoform X2 — MISSLEDNMPFLQMLQSVEYSPNYSSQQQCFFPFKDPTNFQTLLRLQHLKNHNNNNNNNNNNVQELDQKSCVTHDVMVEMQQQQQQQSHSPVKSESYELHQQHHQTSASASCCVENNNNKTTPTKAITAATEKCGGRGNSNTQEVCQKSQQVGSVATTTTRERKKRKRTRPAKNKEDVENQRMTHIAVERNRRRQMNDHLSVLRSLMPPSYIQRGDQASIIGGAIDFVKELEQLLQSLEAQKRMRRKNNNNSSNKNEDAIGFGSSSNSSSTTNGGYDGIMRSSTTSLSLLSTEEGNFGGGGGGNGDELKAENKSESAEIEVTLIQTHVNLKIQCKRRHGQLVKAIVALEDLRLSILHLNITSSSDDSVLYSLNLKIEEGCRLRSANEIAEAVHHIFNFING; from the exons ATGATATCAAGCTTAGAAGATAACATGCCATTCCTTCAAATGCTTCAAAGTGTGGAATATTCTCCAAACTACTCATCACAACAACAATGCTTCTTCCCTTTCAAAGATCCAACAAACTTTCAAACTCTTCTAAGGCTTCAACACTTGAAAAAccataacaacaacaacaacaacaataataataatgttcaAGAACTTGATCAAAAGAGTTGTGTCACACATGATGTCATGGTAGAgatgcaacaacaacaacaacaacaatcacaTTCACCAGTGAAATCTGAGAGCTATGAGCTTCATCAACAACACCACCAAACTTCAGCCTCAGCTTCATGTTGTGTTgagaataataataacaaaaccACACCAACAAAAGCTATTACTGCTGCTACTGAGAAGTGTGGTGGAAGAGGAAATAGCAACACTCAAGAAGTGTGCCAGAAATCCCAACAGGTGGGAAGTGTTgccacaacaacaacaagggagaggaagaagaggaagagaacaaGGCCTGCAAAGAACAAAGAAGATGTGGAGAATCAAAGAATGACTCACATTGCTGTTGAAAGAAATAGAAGGCGCCAAATGAATGATCATCTCAGTGTTCTAAGGTCCCTCATGCCCCCTTCCTATATTCAAAGG GGTGACCAAGCTTCAATCATTGGAGGTgcaattgattttgtgaaggAATTAGAGCAATTGCTTCAATCCCTTGAAGCACaaaaaagaatgagaagaaaGAACAATAATAATAGTAGTAACAAAAATGAAGATGCTATTGGTTTTGGTTCTTCCTCTAATTCTTCTTCAACAACAAATGGTGGTTATGATGGAATAATGAGATCATCAACAacatcattatcattattatcCACTGAAGAAGGAAACTTTGGTGGTGGTGGCGGTGGTAATGGTGATGAATTAAAAGCTGAGAACAAATCAGAATCAGCAGAGATAGAAGTGACATTGATTCAAACACATGTGAACTTGAAGATTCAATGCAAAAGGAGGCATGGTCAATTGGTAAAAGCTATAGTTGCTTTGGAAGATCTTAGGCTATCAATTTTGCACCTCAACATTACTTCATCTTCTGATGATTCTGTACTCTACTCCCTCAATCTCAAG ATTGAAGAAGGGTGTAGGCTAAGATCAGCAAATGAGATAGCTGAAGCAGTTCATCACATATTCAACTTCATTAATGGTTAG